Proteins from one Cicer arietinum cultivar CDC Frontier isolate Library 1 chromosome 3, Cicar.CDCFrontier_v2.0, whole genome shotgun sequence genomic window:
- the LOC101506608 gene encoding pentatricopeptide repeat-containing protein At2g21090-like, which produces MHAVKRLWLQKPCSRNMCTITTPQLNYMINTHIHNNNVKYAHKLLDENPLSCNIVSWNMIMTAYVQHHQIGLAHQLFDKMPLKDAVSWNIMLSGFMKTRNTEGLYQCFLQMGRAGVVPNDYTISKLLRAVICTELEVLVYQVHAMASHLGLNLNVFVGSSLIRAYAALREEEALSRAFDDISMKDVTSWNALVSGYMELGMMVDAQTAFDLMPQRNVISWTTLVNGYVKNNRVNKARSVFDKMSERNVVSWTVMISGYVQNKRFMAALKLFLLMFESGTRPNHFTFSSVLDACAGCSSLLMGLQVHLCIVKSGIPNDVIWLTSLVDMYAKCGDMDAAFCVFESIMDKNLVSWNAIIGGYASHGLAARALEEFDRMKNVGVTPDEVTFVNVLSACVHAGLVEEGEKHFAAMLTEYGKPAEMEHYTCMVDLYGRAGRFNEAEKLIKSMPFEPDVVLWGALLAACGLHSNLELGEYAAERIRRLESNHPVSYSMLSKIQGEKGIWSSVNELREKMKERGIKKQKAISWLE; this is translated from the coding sequence ATGCATGCCGTGAAGAGATTGTGGTTGCAAAAACCATGTTCCCGCAATATGTGTACTATTACAACACCACAATTGAACTACATGATTAATACTCACATACACAACAACAACGTAAAATATGCTCACAAACTGTTGGATGAAAACCCTTTATCCTGCAACATTGTTTCCTGGAATATGATTATGACGGCCTATGTTCAACACCATCAAATTGGACTTGCTCATCAACTGTTCGATAAAATGCCCCTTAAAGACGCTGTTTCATGGAACATCATGCTCTCTGGTTTTATGAAAACCAGAAACACAGAGGGACTTTACCAATGTTTCTTGCAAATGGGAAGAGCTGGTGTAGTGCCCAATGACTATACAATCTCCAAATTGCTTAGAGCAGTTATTTGTACTGAGTTGGAAGTTTTGGTGTATCAAGTTCATGCTATGGCTTCTCATTTGGGACTCAACTTGAATGTTTTTGTTGGGTCTTCTTTGATTCGAGCTTATGCGGCTTTAAGGGAAGAAGAAGCTTTAAGTCGAGCATTTGATGATATATCGATGAAAGATGTTACCTCTTGGAATGCTTTGGTTTCTGGTTATATGGAATTGGGAATGATGGTTGATGCTCAAACAGCATTTGATCTAATGCCTCAAAGAAACGTAATTTCATGGACTACTTTAGTGAATGGTTATGTCAAGAACAATCGAGTTAATAAAGCGCGGTCTGTTTTTGACAAAATGAGCGAGAGAAATGTGGTTTCTTGGACGGTAATGATTAGTGGGTATGTGCAAAACAAGAGATTTATGGCTGCATTGAAGCTTTTTCTTCTTATGTTTGAGAGTGGAACTCGTCCCAATCATTTCACATTTTCAAGTGTATTGGATGCATGTGCAGGTTGTTCCTCACTTCTGATGGGGTTACAGGTTCATCTGTGTATTGTCAAGTCCGGCATACCAAATGATGTTATCTGGTTGACCTCACTTgttgatatgtatgcaaaatgtgGAGATATGGATGCGGCTTTTTGTGTTTTCGAGTCGATTATGGATAAGAATTTGGTATCTTGGAATGCGATAATTGGAGGTTACGCAAGTCATGGGCTAGCTGCACGAGCACTGGAGGAGTTTGATAGGATGAAAAATGTTGGCGTTACACCTGATGAAGTTACATTTGTGAATGTGTTGTCAGCATGTGTCCATGCTGGTCTTGTTGAAGAGGGCGAAAAGCATTTCGCAGCTATGCTGACCGAGTATGGAAAGCCAGCAGAGATGGAGCATTATACTTGCATGGTGGACCTATATGGAAGAGCAGGGAGATTTAATGAAGCAGAAAAACTAATCAAGAGTATGCCATTTGAGCCTGATGTGGTTTTGTGGGGTGCATTACTTGCAGCTTGTGGCCTGCATTCAAATTTGGAACTTGGAGAGTATGCTGCCGAGAGGATTCGCAGACTTGAGAGCAATCATCCTGTTTCTTACTCAATGCTTTCAAAGATCCAAGGTGAGAAAGGAATATGGAGCAGTGTGAATGAACTGAGGGAGAAAATGAAGGAGAGAGGGATTAAAAAGCAGAAGGCAATTAGTTGGCTTGAGTGA
- the LOC101505979 gene encoding long chain acyl-CoA synthetase 1 isoform X1 yields MKSFAAKVEEGREGRNGKPCVGPVYRNLLSKHEFPPSDPHLTSTWDIFSMAVKKYPQNPMLGWREFVDGKVGPYKWKTYKQIYDEVLHIGSALRASGAKHGSRIGVYGSNCPQWIVAMEACCAHSLVCVPLYDTLGSGAVNFIISHAEIDFVFVQDKKVMQLLNPDCKSASRLKAIVCFTSLTNEEKSKATSIGIKPYSWEEFLHMGKENPSTILPPHAHNICTIIYTSGTSGDPKGVVLTHENITYFVRGMDIFAEQFEEKITVEDVYLSFLPLAHILDRTIEEYFFHKGASVGYYHGDLMALRDDLMELKPTLFAGVPRVFEKVYEGIKKAVEELNPVRRSVFYMLYKYKLGWMNKGYKQLNASPLADLLAFRKVKARLGGRVRLVIVGGAPLSSEIEEFLRVTSCALVCQGYGLTETCGSTTLAFPDEMCMLGTVGPISVYNELQLEEVPEMGYNPLGSPSCGEICLRGKTVFTSYHKNPELTTEVLRDGWFHTGDIGEMQPNGVVKIIDRKKNLIKLSQGEYIALEHLENIYGITPIVEDVWVYGNSFKSVLVAVVVPNEEITKRWAYSNGYMAPFSELCSLDQLKKYVLSELKLTAERNKLKGFEFIKGVILEPNPFDMERELVTATMKKRRNNMLKYYQVEIDEVYESLTGDKHKI; encoded by the exons ATGAAGAGTTTTGCTGCTAAGGTAGAAGAAGGAAGAGAAGGTAGAAATGGTAAGCCATGTGTAGGACCAGTATATCGCAACCTTCTATCCAAACATGAATTTCCACCATCGGATCCTCATTTAACTTCCACTTGGGATATTTTCAG CATGGCTGTCAAAAAATATCCTCAAAACCCTATGCTGGGATGGCGTGAATTTGTTGATGGaaag gtAGGACCATATAAGTGGAAAACATATAAGCAAATTTATGATGAAGTGCTACATATTGGTTCTGCTCTACGTGCATCTGGTGCCAAACAT GGCTCACGAATTGGAGTTTATGGATCAAATTGTCCACAGTGGATTGTGGCAATGGAG GCTTGTTGTGCTCACAGCTTGGTTTGTGTGCCTCTCTATGATACACTtg GGTCCGGTGCTGTAAACTTTATCATAAGTCATGCAGAAATAGATTTTGTGTTTGTCCAAGATAAGAAAGTTATGCAA CTTTTGAATCCTGATTGTAAATCTGCTTCGAGATTGAAAG CGATAGTTTGTTTCACTTCATTAACAAATGAAGAGAAAAGTAAAGCCACAAGCATTGGGATTAAGCCATATTCATGGGAAGAGTTCTTGCACatg GGAAAAGAAAACCCATCAACAATTTTACCACCACATGCTCATAATATATGCACAATAATTTATACAAGTGGAACTAGTGGAGATCCAAAAGGTGTTGTTTTGACGCATgaaaatataacatattttgTTAGAGGAATGGATATTTTCGCGGAACAATTCGAAGAAAAG ATTACTGTTGAAGATGTGTATTTATCCTTTCTTCCTTTGGCTCATATCCTTGATCGCACAATTGAGGAGTATTTTTTTCATAAGGGTGCGTCTGTTGGCTACTACCATGGG GATCTAATGGCATTGAGGGATGATTTAATGGAATTGAAACCAACGTTGTTTGCTGGGGTTCCCCGAGTCTTTGAAAAGGTCTATGAAG GTATCAAGAAAGCAGTGGAAGAGCTCAATCCAGTGAGAAGAAGCGTTTTTTATATGCTCTACAAATA TAAACTTGGGTGGATGAACAAGGGATACAAACAATTGAATGCATCACCTTTAGCTGATCTATTAGCTTTTAGAAAG GTCAAAGCTCGGTTAGGGGGGCGTGTTCGACTAGTAATAGTTGGAGGAGCACCCTTGAGTTCAGAGATCGAAGAATTCTTACGTGTTACTTCATGTGCTTTAGTATGTCAAGGTTATG GTTTGACTGAAACATGTGGGTCAACTACACTTGCCTTTCCTGATGAAATGTGCATGCTTGGTACTGTTGGTCCTATATCTGTATACAATGAACTACAACTAGAAGAGGTTCCTGAGATGGGTTACAATCCTCTTGGAAGTCCTTCATGTGGTGAGATATGTCTTAGAGGGAAAACTGTTTTTACTAGCTACCACAAAAATCCTGAGTTAACAACAGAAGTTCTAAGAGATGGATGGTTTCATACAg GGGACATAGGAGAAATGCAACCTAATGGTGTTGTTAAGATTATTGATAGGAAGAAGAATCTGATAAAACTTTCTCAAGGAGAGTATATTGCACTTGAACATTTGGAAAATATTTATGGAATCACTCCTATAGTAGAAGAT gtttgggtTTATGGGAATAGCTTCAAGTCGGTGCTAGTTGCAGTGGTAGTTCCAAATGAAGAAATCACCAAAAGATGGGCATATTCAAATGGTTACATGGCTCCTTTCTCTGAACTTTGTTCTCTTGACCAATTGAAGAAATATGTGCTATCAGAATTGAAGTTGACTGCTGAGAGAAACAAG CTTAAGGGATTCGAATTTATCAAAGGTGTCATATTAGAGCCAAATCCATTTGACATGGAAAGAGAGTTGGTGACTGCAACAAtgaaaaagagaagaaataaTATGCTCAAATATTATCAG GTTGAAATAGATGAAGTATACGAAAGTTTGACAGGAGATAAGCATAAAATTTGA
- the LOC101506287 gene encoding nifU-like protein 1, chloroplastic, with the protein MATLTPICSITKLNFIGQQKQRNNLNFTIQKQKRIPNTVIRLAASPNQNQSSPGLYSAKKFDLTASNVDLVLEDVRPYLISDGGNVDVVSVENGVVSLKLQGACESCPSSTTTMKMGIERVLKEKFGDSIKDIVQVYDDDQSRETTVEAVNNHLEILRPAIKNYGGSVQVLSVEAGDCVVEYFGPESIGSGVKAAIKEKFPDILNVTFST; encoded by the exons ATGGCGACTCTAACTCCAATTTGTTCGATAacgaaattgaattttattggCCAACAAAAACAACGCAATAATCTCAATTTCACAATTCAAAAGCAAAAGAGAATTCCAAACACAGTAATCCGTTTGGCCGCTTCCCCTAATCAGAACCAATCTTCTCCAGGATTATACTCCGCCAAGAAATTTGACCTAACCGCTTCTAACGTTGACCTCGTTCTCGAAGATGTTCGTCCTTACCTCATCTCTGACGGAGGAAACGTCGACGTTGTTTCCGTTGAAAACGGCGTCGTTTCACTTAAGTTACAAGGAGCTTGTGAAAGTTGTCCTAGCTCAACTACAACGATGAAAATGGGAATCGAACGCGTTCTTAAGGAAAAATTTGGTGATTCCATTAAGGATATTGTGCAAGTTTATGATGATGACCAATCAAGAGAAACAACTGTTGAG GCGGTGAATAATCATCTTGAGATATTGAGACCAGCTATTAAGAATTACGGAGGTAGCGTGCAAGTTTTATCTGTTGAAGCTGGTGATTGTGTCGTTGAGTATTTTGGACCGGAATCCATTGGATCAGGAGTCAAAGCCGCTATCAAGGAGAAGTTTCCAGATATTCTCAATGTTACCTTTTCCACCTAG
- the LOC101505979 gene encoding long chain acyl-CoA synthetase 1 isoform X2, with protein MKSFAAKVEEGREGRNGKPCVGPVYRNLLSKHEFPPSDPHLTSTWDIFSMAVKKYPQNPMLGWREFVDGKVGPYKWKTYKQIYDEVLHIGSALRASGAKHGSRIGVYGSNCPQWIVAMEACCAHSLVCVPLYDTLGSGAVNFIISHAEIDFVFVQDKKVMQLLNPDCKSASRLKAIVCFTSLTNEEKSKATSIGIKPYSWEEFLHMGKENPSTILPPHAHNICTIIYTSGTSGDPKGVVLTHENITYFVRGMDIFAEQFEEKITVEDVYLSFLPLAHILDRTIEEYFFHKGASVGYYHGDLMALRDDLMELKPTLFAGVPRVFEKVYEGIKKAVEELNPVRRSVFYMLYKYKLGWMNKGYKQLNASPLADLLAFRKVKARLGGRVRLVIVGGAPLSSEIEEFLRVTSCALVCQGYGDIGEMQPNGVVKIIDRKKNLIKLSQGEYIALEHLENIYGITPIVEDVWVYGNSFKSVLVAVVVPNEEITKRWAYSNGYMAPFSELCSLDQLKKYVLSELKLTAERNKLKGFEFIKGVILEPNPFDMERELVTATMKKRRNNMLKYYQVEIDEVYESLTGDKHKI; from the exons ATGAAGAGTTTTGCTGCTAAGGTAGAAGAAGGAAGAGAAGGTAGAAATGGTAAGCCATGTGTAGGACCAGTATATCGCAACCTTCTATCCAAACATGAATTTCCACCATCGGATCCTCATTTAACTTCCACTTGGGATATTTTCAG CATGGCTGTCAAAAAATATCCTCAAAACCCTATGCTGGGATGGCGTGAATTTGTTGATGGaaag gtAGGACCATATAAGTGGAAAACATATAAGCAAATTTATGATGAAGTGCTACATATTGGTTCTGCTCTACGTGCATCTGGTGCCAAACAT GGCTCACGAATTGGAGTTTATGGATCAAATTGTCCACAGTGGATTGTGGCAATGGAG GCTTGTTGTGCTCACAGCTTGGTTTGTGTGCCTCTCTATGATACACTtg GGTCCGGTGCTGTAAACTTTATCATAAGTCATGCAGAAATAGATTTTGTGTTTGTCCAAGATAAGAAAGTTATGCAA CTTTTGAATCCTGATTGTAAATCTGCTTCGAGATTGAAAG CGATAGTTTGTTTCACTTCATTAACAAATGAAGAGAAAAGTAAAGCCACAAGCATTGGGATTAAGCCATATTCATGGGAAGAGTTCTTGCACatg GGAAAAGAAAACCCATCAACAATTTTACCACCACATGCTCATAATATATGCACAATAATTTATACAAGTGGAACTAGTGGAGATCCAAAAGGTGTTGTTTTGACGCATgaaaatataacatattttgTTAGAGGAATGGATATTTTCGCGGAACAATTCGAAGAAAAG ATTACTGTTGAAGATGTGTATTTATCCTTTCTTCCTTTGGCTCATATCCTTGATCGCACAATTGAGGAGTATTTTTTTCATAAGGGTGCGTCTGTTGGCTACTACCATGGG GATCTAATGGCATTGAGGGATGATTTAATGGAATTGAAACCAACGTTGTTTGCTGGGGTTCCCCGAGTCTTTGAAAAGGTCTATGAAG GTATCAAGAAAGCAGTGGAAGAGCTCAATCCAGTGAGAAGAAGCGTTTTTTATATGCTCTACAAATA TAAACTTGGGTGGATGAACAAGGGATACAAACAATTGAATGCATCACCTTTAGCTGATCTATTAGCTTTTAGAAAG GTCAAAGCTCGGTTAGGGGGGCGTGTTCGACTAGTAATAGTTGGAGGAGCACCCTTGAGTTCAGAGATCGAAGAATTCTTACGTGTTACTTCATGTGCTTTAGTATGTCAAGGTTATG GGGACATAGGAGAAATGCAACCTAATGGTGTTGTTAAGATTATTGATAGGAAGAAGAATCTGATAAAACTTTCTCAAGGAGAGTATATTGCACTTGAACATTTGGAAAATATTTATGGAATCACTCCTATAGTAGAAGAT gtttgggtTTATGGGAATAGCTTCAAGTCGGTGCTAGTTGCAGTGGTAGTTCCAAATGAAGAAATCACCAAAAGATGGGCATATTCAAATGGTTACATGGCTCCTTTCTCTGAACTTTGTTCTCTTGACCAATTGAAGAAATATGTGCTATCAGAATTGAAGTTGACTGCTGAGAGAAACAAG CTTAAGGGATTCGAATTTATCAAAGGTGTCATATTAGAGCCAAATCCATTTGACATGGAAAGAGAGTTGGTGACTGCAACAAtgaaaaagagaagaaataaTATGCTCAAATATTATCAG GTTGAAATAGATGAAGTATACGAAAGTTTGACAGGAGATAAGCATAAAATTTGA